From a region of the Haematobia irritans isolate KBUSLIRL chromosome 4, ASM5000362v1, whole genome shotgun sequence genome:
- the LOC142235225 gene encoding brachyurin yields MSLRLFLMYCGLIWLLCLIDGSASYAVGQSKYGHIEKFPYQVMLIGKQLWRKRILCGGTLLDNRWILTAGHCTMGVTHFDVYLGTKSVDESMEAGKVVLRSNKFIVHERFNPSTAANDIALVKLPEDIVFTSRIKPAALPHAMRNDQFIGSRVVATGWGAAGETTNSDPMQFTELRVISNEECADEFDVVTDGVLCAKGLKDETVCSGDSGGPLVLKGTQMVVGVTSFGPADGCETNIPGGFTRVTHYLDWIDSKIGNSQANYQQQQQQQQPQQQAHQKHQDGRYIHHRTNVREHPNIV; encoded by the coding sequence atgtcattaCGTTTGTTTCTAATGTACTGTGGCCTTATATGGCTTTTATGTTTAATCGATGGTTCCGCATCCTATGCCGTGGGTCAATCTAAATATGGTCATATAGAAAAATTCCCATATCAAGTGATGCTGATCGGCAAACAATTGTGGCGGAAACGGATATTGTGTGGTGGTACTCTACTGGATAATCGCTGGATTCTTACCGCTGGCCATTGTACCATGGGTGTTACCCATTTCGATGTGTATCTGGGTACAAAAAGTGTTGACGAATCCATGGAAGCAGGCAAAGTTGTTCTCCGTAGTAATAAATTCATTGTCCACGAACGTTTCAACCCATCCACTGCAGCAAATGATATAGCCCTAGTGAAATTACCCGAAGATATTGTCTTTACTTCACGAATTAAGCCAGCTGCTTTGCCTCATGCCATGCGTAATGATCAATTTATTGGATCACGTGTGGTAGCCACAGGTTGGGGTGCAGCCGGGGAAACAACAAACTCGGATCCCATGCAATTTACCGAATTGAGAGTAATTTCCAATGAAGAATGTGCCGATGAATTTGACGTAGTTACCGATGGTGTTCTCTGTGCTAAGGGATTAAAAGATGAGACAGTATGTTCCGGTGACTCTGGTGGTCCTTTGGTTCTCAAGGGTACTCAAATGGTAGTGGGCGTAACTAGTTTTGGTCCCGCCGATGGTTGTGAAACAAATATTCCTGGAGGATTCACACGTGTAACTCATTATCTGGATTGGATAGATTCAAAAATTGGCAACAGTCAGGCCAATtatcagcagcagcagcaacaacaacagccccAACAACAAGCCCATCAAAAACATCAAGATGGTCGTTATATTCATCATCGAACAAATGTAAGGGAACATCCCAATATTGTTTGA